The proteins below come from a single Ktedonobacteraceae bacterium genomic window:
- a CDS encoding sigma-70 family RNA polymerase sigma factor, whose translation TLEDLAERHDLQHCIQRAIAMIPAQYRSVVWQYYRAEMTFPEIGRTLHMTESTAKTRFQRAKPFLRAALLMLLDLPAETGSPANSPP comes from the coding sequence CACCTTAGAAGACCTGGCCGAGCGGCATGATCTGCAACACTGCATTCAACGCGCCATTGCCATGATCCCGGCCCAATATCGCTCGGTGGTCTGGCAGTATTACCGGGCCGAGATGACCTTTCCAGAGATCGGACGCACGTTGCACATGACCGAATCGACGGCCAAGACGCGCTTCCAGCGGGCCAAACCCTTTCTGCGGGCAGCATTACTGATGCTGCTCGATCTGCCTGCTGAAACCGGCTCCCCAGCCAACTCACCACCCTGA